AACATCCCATACGGCGATCATGGCCCGGGCTTTGGAGATTCCCGCTGTTGTCGGGCTCCATGATATCAGTGTGCGTGTCAGTGAGCAGGACCAGGTCTTGATCGACGGAAATCGCGGAATTGTCGTCATTAATCCCTCCATTGAATGTCTAGAGCGGTATGGGGAAATCGCGAGAACGCAGGAATTAATCCGGGTTCAGCTTGGACGCTTGAAGGATACAGAAGCCGAAACAGTGGATGGATATATCGTGCCTATTACGGCCAATATTGAGCTTCCGTCAGAAATCAGCTCTGTCTTTGAACACGGGTGTCGTGGGGTCGGGTTGTTCCGTACGGAATTTCTTTATTTGCAGCAGCAGCGATTGCCAACGGAGGATGAGCAGGAAAGTGCTTTTGTGGAGGTGGCTTCCAGCATGGAACCGAATGTGGTTGTGCTGCGAACGCTGGATTTGGGGGGAGACAAATTTATGTCCCTGATGAAGACCCCGCAGGAAATGAACCCCTTTATGGGATGGCGTGCGATTCGCTACTGCTTGGCTCAAAAACCAGTATTCATGACGCAGCTTCGGGCGATCCTCAAGGCCAGCCGGTATAGTAATGTAAAAATTATGTATCCGATGATCAGCAATGTGGGCGAAGTGATCCAGGCCAATGAATTGCTGGAAGAAGCGAAGAATGAGCTGCGGGCAGAGCATGTCGAATTTAATGAGAATATTGAAGTGGGTTGCATGATTGAGGTTCCGTCAGCGGCGCTAACCGCTGATCTGATTGCCAAGCATGTGTCGTTCTTTAGTCTGGGTACCAATGATCTGGTGCAGTATACCTTGGCCGTGGACAGAGTGAACGAGCAGATTGCCTATCTTTATCAGCCCACACATCCAGCTATTATCAAGCTCATTCAGCGCACTATTCAGGTGGCGCATGATAACGGTATTCCGGTGAGTGTCTGTGGTGAAATGGGCGGAAATCCCATATTGACCGCGCTTTTGGTGGGACTGGGTGCCGATTCCTTGAGTGTCAGCCCTGCCATGGCACCCCTAGTAAAACAGGTGGTACGCAGTATGACTTTTACGCAGGCGGAAGCTGTGGCTGCGGTTGCACTGAGAGCCGAATCCCCGGAAGCGGTTCTCGAGGCGTGTCGGACGCTGGTGGCCTCCATTGCCCCCGATATTTTTAAGCTCATTGAATAAACAGCCCGTAGAATGAACGGTGAAATTGATAATAGTATATTATGGGACTAAACTTTCCCCATTTTTTTGCCCGGCATCGCGATCGAAATAAATTTCAGCTCGCGCACGCTCGTCACTTTCCATGTGGTGTAGCCGAACTTTTGGCGATTGATTTTCTTTGTACATGACCGACGTCGCCGTGGGCTCCGATGGAAAAATGAAAAAAAACTAAGGCGGTCAGGAACGGAGCGCAACCAGCCTAGATCGGACGTCATGCCATAATCGTCCTCTGGAACACCCTGGAGGCCTCCAGGATGCTTTCTGTATGTCAATAAACAGCTTATTACACGTTGGTACGAAAATACCTGCAATGCATTAGTCAACAGTGCTCTATGCTGTAATGGGCGCATGAAAACACCAAAAACTGCCATATCCTCGGGGTCCTTCAGTCTGCTGATCGACCAGTTCGCCGTGCTCTTTCCAAAGTACAGACGTTCCATCTTCGGCATTCTTATCACAGCCTTCCTTACGGGCAATCACAAGCGTGGCATCTGGCATACCTACGAACGCTTCAAACCGCTCTTGCTGACCTCCCGTATAACGCGAAGACGGCTGTATGATTTTATCGGATCGGGAACATTGCCATGGATGGCGATCAAAGAAAAAGTGATCACAACCATTCTGTCCATTGGTGGTAAAACGGAACGAGTAATACTCGCTCTCGATGACACCTCCTACGGGAAAACTGGCCGTAAAATCTCCGGCACGCAAAGTCATTATGACCACGCAGCCAAAATCAATCAGAGCAAATATGTCTTCGGGCATTGTCGGGTTGTGCTGGGTGCACTGTTGAAAATCCACGGACGCTGGGCGTACCTGCCAGTGGGCCAGAAACTTTATGCCCCGAAAAGTGATATCGGTTCGGATGGTTTGACTAAAATCGACATGGCAGCGGGCTTGATCAAAACAGTCCTTTGTTTTACCACCCGCCCCGTTCTTGTCGTTGCAGACAGCTGGTTTGGAAATCGTTCCCTCAAAAAACATTTCAAGAAATGGACGAATGTACATTTGCTCAGCCGGCTGAGAAGCAATTCCGTGTTGTTCGAGTTCCCGGAATCTCATGCGGGAAAACGCAGATGTCCACGCAAGTACGGAGCAAGGCTGCCATCTCTGAAACAACAGGCGCAAGAACTGCCAAAGGTTGAACAACGGGTAGTTTTGTACGGACGTCAGCGCATATGTTCAATCAGTGAAGTGATCTGTATGAGCAAAGCCATGCGCTGTTCCATTAAAATCGTCATTGTTTGCAGAAGGAATTCATTCGTGGCTTTGTTTACCACAGATCTGACTCTTTCCGTAAAGCAGATGATTGAATAGTACGGTGCCCGATGGAAAATCGAGAGCGGGTTCAAGGAAATCAAACATGAAGTCGGGGGGGGGCTCGATAATCATCAGGCTCGCAATCAAAACAGCGTGGAGAATCATTTCAATCTCTGCTGTCTTGCGACTTCTCTGGCATGGATTTATGTAGCCGGTCAAACTCGTGCCCCGGCCAAAAATCATGCTGCCAACAACGTCAACTCATATTCTTTCGTGGATGTCCGCCGGATGATCGAAAAGGAGATAGGGCACGGTTTGAGTTTTAATGCGTTTTGCCCTGAAACCCTCAAACTTGCCGGAAAATATATTATGTCCACAGTTTTCAGGGTTGCCGCATGAATGCGGAGAAAGTTTATTATGGGACAGACCCATTATAATATTTTTATTGACATAAATTGTGAAATCTGGTGGGGTGGGCACATGAGAAGAAGACGAATAAAGCGGGATGGGTTGGCGTATTATCATCTGATTAATCGGATGACGATGCGATTGATGTTGCTGGGGGATGAGGAGAAGTAAGAGCTTTGTAAACTGATTCGGCGTGTTGAGGGGTTTACGGGAGTGAAGGTATTAACATACGCATTGATGACCAATCATGTCCATATTCTGGTGGAGGAGCCGGAGATGGATACGGTAGTTGGGGACGAAGAGTAGTTGGAGCGATTGCGGAGTTTATATGGGGATGTGGGTTTACAGGAGATTGTAGCGCGTTGGGAGCTGTGGGTTGAACGTGGTGAAGTGGATGCCGTAGAGGATGATAAGTTTCGTTTTCGCAGGCGGATGCATGACATTTCGGAGTTTATGAAGCAGATTAAACAGCGCTTTACGTGTTGGTATCATCGTACGCACGGAACGAAGGGTGGCTTGTGGCAGGATCGTTTTAAAAGTGTGTTGGTTGAGGATGGCGCGGCATTACAGACGATGGCGGCTTATATAGAGATGAATCCGGTACGGGCGGGGCTTGTGGATGATCCGAAGACGTATCGATTTTGTGGTTTTGGTGAGGCGATGGGGGGAGGAATTCTTGCGAGAAAAGGAATTGAGGTTGTTGCGGGACAAATTTTTGACTTCAGGGGCTGGGGTGCGGCGTCGCAGGCGTATTTTGAACATGTTTTGATGTATGAAGAGGTTCATAATAATCGCAATTTGGTGTACATGGATCAGGATGTATTGCGAGAAAAGATGAGATCCCGA
Above is a genomic segment from Spartobacteria bacterium containing:
- the ptsP gene encoding phosphoenolpyruvate--protein phosphotransferase, with product MNSQSGIEKKEIVLQGIGVAPGVAIGPACLAVTDDERYVERDIDPDEVPREIARFEDALISTRHQIHEIQSRISDAIGAENAGIFDAHLLVVDDRSFVEEVIRELEERNKNVESVLYVVAKRYSDALSRVEDDYLRERAADVKDVARRILRNLAGRKMALLFDLNKPSVVVANDLSPSDTAMMRKETVTGFATDLGSKTSHTAIMARALEIPAVVGLHDISVRVSEQDQVLIDGNRGIVVINPSIECLERYGEIARTQELIRVQLGRLKDTEAETVDGYIVPITANIELPSEISSVFEHGCRGVGLFRTEFLYLQQQRLPTEDEQESAFVEVASSMEPNVVVLRTLDLGGDKFMSLMKTPQEMNPFMGWRAIRYCLAQKPVFMTQLRAILKASRYSNVKIMYPMISNVGEVIQANELLEEAKNELRAEHVEFNENIEVGCMIEVPSAALTADLIAKHVSFFSLGTNDLVQYTLAVDRVNEQIAYLYQPTHPAIIKLIQRTIQVAHDNGIPVSVCGEMGGNPILTALLVGLGADSLSVSPAMAPLVKQVVRSMTFTQAEAVAAVALRAESPEAVLEACRTLVASIAPDIFKLIE